TTGTAAGTATTGTGCCAACTTGTAAAAGTTTGGGGTCGATACCGCCATTAGCATCGATAATTTTTTGATAGTTGCCATTACCATAGTAGGCTTGGGCAATATCAGAAAAAATGTCACCTGGTTCAACTTTATGTGTGGTAGGAAGACCTTCATTCTGTTTTTTAGCCATGTTTTTCTCCTTTGATAAGTTAGTTTTGTTGAACATCGTGGTTAGCGTGTTTGTTAACCCTTTCGTTCTTTCGTAATACCAATATTATTCTTGATTCATCGGATTG
The sequence above is drawn from the Tolypothrix sp. PCC 7712 genome and encodes:
- a CDS encoding LysM peptidoglycan-binding domain-containing protein, whose translation is MAKKQNEGLPTTHKVEPGDIFSDIAQAYYGNGNYQKIIDANGGIDPKLLQVGTILTIPA